The Aureispira anguillae genome contains a region encoding:
- a CDS encoding cell division protein FtsQ/DivIB has product MMNVHPKRMSWIIKRLSLIVGGLAVLLLVIAAVQYRKKSVVGEDGLTITIVENEVQNKFVRERDVTEILFREFRHAIVGQPLELIDIEEVEEVLESDIFIKNADVYIDALNNVHITIEQRVPIARIMDEEDPSYYLDEDGARVRTSPKFTARVMVVTGKIGHFDDNYLNIPHHRLNRTFKLIQFIEQHPFWKAQFEQIHIDHSGEATLIPKLGDHKIKFGAPDEDIEDKFHRLEVFYHDGLPVEGWSKFKTINLAFKGQVVAKKR; this is encoded by the coding sequence ATGATGAACGTGCACCCCAAAAGAATGTCATGGATTATTAAGCGACTATCATTGATAGTAGGGGGGCTTGCTGTTTTATTATTGGTGATAGCAGCGGTTCAATATCGCAAAAAGAGCGTTGTTGGAGAAGATGGATTGACCATTACAATTGTTGAAAATGAGGTGCAAAATAAATTTGTAAGAGAGCGAGATGTGACAGAAATTTTATTTCGTGAATTTAGGCATGCTATTGTAGGACAGCCTTTGGAGTTGATCGATATTGAGGAAGTTGAAGAAGTGCTAGAGTCGGACATCTTTATTAAAAATGCAGATGTTTATATTGATGCTTTAAATAATGTTCACATTACGATCGAGCAGCGTGTCCCAATTGCACGAATTATGGACGAGGAGGACCCTAGTTATTATCTGGACGAGGATGGGGCAAGGGTTAGAACTTCTCCTAAGTTCACAGCAAGAGTTATGGTGGTAACTGGCAAAATTGGACATTTTGATGATAATTATTTAAATATTCCTCATCATCGTCTAAATAGAACCTTTAAGTTGATTCAATTTATTGAGCAACACCCATTTTGGAAGGCTCAATTCGAACAAATACATATTGATCATAGTGGCGAAGCTACTTTGATTCCGAAGTTGGGAGATCATAAAATTAAGTTTGGGGCTCCTGATGAAGATATAGAAGACAAGTTTCATCGTTTGGAGGTGTTTTACCACGATGGATTGCCTGTAGAGGGATGGAGTAAATTTAAGACCATTAACTTGGCTTTCAAAGGTCAGGTAGTGGCCAAAAAAAGATGA
- a CDS encoding FtsW/RodA/SpoVE family cell cycle protein: MDVKFIQTKVGALLQGDKVIWLVIGLLAIFSVLTVYSSAEALALRTGVDTESFLVKHIVLLCAAMLLIYICHMVNYVKYGRLSVIFLVIAVPLLVYTQLLGETLNQATRWIKIPFIGVTFQTSDFAKIALIMYTARTLSLMQSKKVALGELIIPVLLVCGLIAPSDLSSALILFFTCVLLMFIGRVEMRNVFSLMMLGVGAFAILIMLSEFFPDSIRVGTWISRLRDFWLGTTGDQFQVEQAQMAIAQGGFLGVGPGNAQQAHFLPHSYSDYIFCVIVEEYGTVGAMVIIGLYITLLLRCIRLVTRSPKAFGAMLALGLCFSLVIQAFVHMAVNVNLLPVTGLTLPFVSMGGTSLLFTGISLGIILSVSKYIETSVGEGSKTNDANQVALDS; encoded by the coding sequence ATGGACGTAAAATTTATACAAACCAAAGTCGGCGCACTTTTACAAGGCGACAAAGTAATATGGTTGGTCATTGGTTTACTAGCTATATTTTCCGTGCTAACTGTTTATAGTTCAGCAGAGGCTTTGGCATTACGTACAGGAGTGGATACAGAATCATTTTTGGTAAAGCATATTGTTTTGCTCTGTGCAGCTATGCTATTGATTTATATTTGCCACATGGTAAATTATGTGAAATATGGGCGATTATCGGTTATTTTTCTGGTCATAGCAGTTCCTTTGCTGGTTTATACCCAATTATTGGGGGAAACCTTAAATCAGGCAACTCGTTGGATTAAAATTCCTTTTATTGGGGTGACGTTTCAAACCTCAGATTTTGCCAAGATTGCGTTAATTATGTACACGGCTAGAACCTTGTCGTTGATGCAGAGCAAAAAGGTAGCGTTAGGAGAATTAATCATTCCTGTGTTGTTAGTTTGTGGCTTAATAGCACCTTCTGATTTGTCTTCTGCCTTAATTTTATTTTTTACTTGTGTCCTATTAATGTTTATTGGTCGAGTAGAAATGAGGAATGTATTTTCCTTAATGATGTTAGGAGTAGGAGCTTTTGCTATTTTGATTATGCTTTCTGAGTTTTTCCCCGATTCTATACGAGTTGGAACATGGATTAGTCGTTTGAGGGATTTTTGGTTGGGAACAACAGGAGATCAGTTTCAGGTAGAACAGGCGCAAATGGCCATTGCACAAGGAGGCTTTTTGGGCGTAGGGCCAGGAAATGCACAGCAAGCGCATTTTTTGCCACACTCTTATTCTGATTATATCTTTTGTGTTATCGTAGAAGAATATGGAACGGTTGGAGCAATGGTAATCATTGGACTTTATATTACTTTATTATTGCGTTGCATTCGTTTGGTAACCCGTAGCCCCAAAGCATTTGGAGCGATGTTAGCTTTAGGTTTGTGTTTTAGTTTGGTCATTCAGGCCTTTGTACACATGGCGGTTAATGTGAATTTGTTGCCAGTAACAGGGCTAACGTTGCCATTTGTAAGCATGGGGGGAACTTCGCTTTTATTTACAGGAATTTCCTTAGGAATTATTCTTAGTGTTAGCAAATATATAGAAACAAGTGTGGGAGAAGGCTCCAAAACAAATGATGCAAATCAAGTCGCTTTGGACAGTTAA
- the murC gene encoding UDP-N-acetylmuramate--L-alanine ligase: protein MKLDGLKKIYFVGIGGIGMSALARYFNSLGIEIFGYDKVETVLTKTLEQEGMKIHYEDNVSLIPNGIDLVVYTPAIPKTHQELTYFLEQGYPVKKRAEVLGIVSRNRKTIGVAGTHGKTTTSAILTHLLRTCGIDCTAFLGGIAENFNSNFVAGKSDWVVMEADEFDRSFLQLNPELAIVTSMDADHLDIYGNKEAMHQTFFDYVNQVNHTVYYKYDLPLKDRKKDHLQLENYGIEEGGIRATNIRAEAPYFIFDWEGMGTVLKNLKFSLPGHHNVLNATAAIAVAKQLNCEEDKIREALLSFKGIKRRFEFKYTSANQVYIDDYAHHPEELKAAIGAARNLYPDRQITAVFQPHLYSRTKDFAQEFAAALDALDEVILLDIYPARELPIEGVTSAIIFDKMQNKNKVLQKKETLLETLAAKEIEVLMTLGAGDIGVLVPDIVKILAKN from the coding sequence ATGAAATTAGACGGACTTAAAAAAATCTATTTTGTAGGGATTGGAGGAATTGGAATGAGTGCTTTGGCACGCTATTTTAATAGCTTGGGAATAGAGATCTTTGGGTACGATAAAGTAGAAACAGTTCTTACAAAAACATTGGAACAAGAAGGAATGAAGATTCATTATGAAGATAATGTATCTCTAATTCCAAATGGGATTGATTTGGTGGTTTATACGCCAGCTATTCCAAAAACGCATCAAGAATTGACGTATTTCTTGGAGCAAGGCTATCCAGTCAAAAAACGAGCAGAAGTATTGGGAATTGTTTCCAGAAATCGGAAAACAATTGGAGTGGCAGGAACACATGGCAAAACAACAACTAGTGCTATTTTAACTCATCTGTTGCGTACTTGTGGGATTGATTGTACTGCTTTTTTGGGAGGAATTGCTGAGAATTTTAATTCTAATTTTGTTGCAGGAAAGTCAGATTGGGTGGTCATGGAAGCAGATGAGTTTGATCGTTCTTTTTTGCAGTTAAATCCAGAGTTGGCAATTGTTACATCCATGGATGCAGATCATTTGGATATTTATGGCAATAAGGAAGCCATGCACCAAACTTTTTTTGATTATGTCAATCAGGTTAATCATACGGTTTATTACAAATATGATTTGCCATTAAAAGATCGAAAAAAAGATCACCTTCAATTGGAAAATTATGGCATAGAGGAGGGAGGTATTCGTGCAACGAATATTCGAGCAGAAGCGCCTTATTTTATTTTTGATTGGGAGGGGATGGGAACCGTGTTAAAAAACTTAAAATTTAGCTTGCCAGGACATCACAATGTGTTGAATGCAACGGCTGCAATTGCAGTGGCTAAACAATTAAATTGTGAAGAAGATAAAATTCGTGAAGCCTTGCTTTCTTTTAAGGGAATTAAGCGCAGATTTGAGTTCAAATATACTAGTGCCAATCAAGTTTATATCGATGATTATGCCCATCACCCTGAAGAACTAAAAGCAGCCATTGGCGCAGCTAGAAATTTGTATCCAGATCGGCAAATAACAGCAGTTTTTCAGCCTCATTTGTATTCTAGAACAAAGGATTTTGCTCAAGAGTTTGCGGCTGCTTTAGACGCTTTGGATGAGGTTATTTTGTTGGATATTTATCCTGCTAGAGAGCTGCCTATAGAAGGGGTTACTTCGGCAATTATTTTTGATAAAATGCAAAATAAGAATAAAGTGTTGCAGAAAAAAGAAACACTTTTAGAGACGTTAGCAGCAAAAGAAATAGAGGTTTTAATGACCTTAGGAGCAGGTGATATTGGGGTTTTAGTGCCTGATATTGTAAAAATATTGGCTAAAAACTAA
- a CDS encoding UDP-N-acetylmuramoyl-L-alanyl-D-glutamate--2,6-diaminopimelate ligase translates to MKLNKLLEGIQYRSIGPFDNPTIKSLQFDSRKVEDGALFVAINGVETDGHLFIDKAIERGACVVLCEKVDKPKENVLYIQVNDSAQVLGELASRFYGAPSQKLKLVGITGTNGKTTTVSLLYDLFTQLGYTVGLISTVENKIGTEVIPSTHTTPDVITLNQLLVKMNDAGCEYAFMEVSSHAVDQKRIAGIHFEGAVFSNITHDHLDYHKTFKNYIYAKKGFFDALPKTAFALTNLDDKRGEVMLQNTAAKKVTYALRQMADYKAKVIENNLTGLVLDLDGEAFFARLVGGFNAYNLLAVYGTARLLGADKLEVLAVMSNLRAPEGRFDYIQNEKEGIVGIVDYAHTPDALEKVLQTIDKLRTGNEQIITVVGCGGDRDKNKRPLMAKVACDYSQQTLLTSDNPRTEEPEAILLDMEQGVPPYAVRKTLIIADRRQAIRTACRLANRGDIVLIAGKGHEKYQEINGVKYPFDDKEELRNALNE, encoded by the coding sequence ATGAAATTAAATAAATTACTAGAAGGAATCCAATACCGATCAATAGGACCTTTTGATAATCCAACCATCAAAAGTCTTCAGTTTGATTCTAGAAAGGTGGAAGATGGGGCTTTATTTGTAGCGATCAATGGGGTGGAAACAGATGGGCATTTGTTTATTGATAAAGCCATTGAAAGGGGAGCTTGTGTTGTGTTGTGCGAAAAGGTGGATAAGCCCAAAGAAAATGTTCTTTATATACAGGTCAATGATAGTGCTCAAGTATTAGGGGAGTTGGCAAGCCGATTTTATGGTGCTCCATCCCAAAAACTTAAGCTGGTAGGAATTACTGGAACCAACGGAAAAACTACAACAGTTTCTTTGTTGTATGATTTATTTACTCAGTTGGGATATACTGTTGGTTTAATTTCTACGGTAGAAAATAAAATTGGTACGGAAGTGATTCCGAGTACGCATACGACACCAGATGTGATTACCTTAAATCAGTTGTTGGTGAAAATGAATGATGCAGGCTGTGAATACGCTTTTATGGAGGTTAGTTCACATGCGGTAGACCAAAAACGAATTGCTGGTATTCATTTTGAAGGAGCGGTGTTTTCAAATATAACACACGATCATTTGGATTATCACAAGACGTTTAAAAATTATATTTATGCCAAGAAGGGCTTTTTTGACGCCTTGCCAAAAACGGCTTTTGCACTAACGAACTTGGACGACAAAAGAGGAGAGGTGATGTTGCAGAATACAGCCGCTAAAAAGGTTACGTATGCCCTGCGCCAGATGGCAGATTATAAAGCAAAAGTAATTGAGAATAACCTGACGGGATTGGTTTTAGATTTGGATGGCGAGGCATTTTTTGCTCGCTTGGTGGGTGGTTTTAATGCGTATAATTTATTGGCAGTTTATGGAACAGCTAGATTGTTAGGGGCTGATAAATTAGAGGTCTTGGCGGTAATGAGTAATTTAAGAGCTCCAGAAGGGCGCTTTGATTATATACAAAATGAAAAAGAGGGGATTGTGGGAATTGTAGACTACGCACATACTCCTGATGCCTTAGAAAAGGTATTGCAGACGATTGATAAATTGAGAACAGGCAATGAACAGATTATAACTGTAGTAGGTTGTGGGGGAGATCGGGACAAAAACAAACGTCCTCTTATGGCGAAGGTTGCCTGTGACTATAGTCAACAGACTCTATTAACTTCCGATAATCCGCGTACGGAGGAACCAGAGGCAATCTTGCTAGATATGGAGCAAGGGGTTCCGCCCTATGCGGTTAGGAAGACATTAATAATTGCAGATAGACGACAGGCAATTCGTACGGCTTGTCGCTTGGCAAATCGTGGCGATATTGTGCTTATTGCAGGAAAGGGACACGAAAAATATCAAGAAATCAATGGGGTGAAATATCCTTTTGATGACAAGGAAGAATTAAGGAATGCTTTAAATGAATGA
- the murD gene encoding UDP-N-acetylmuramoyl-L-alanine--D-glutamate ligase, which yields MSKVKNIVILGAGESGVGAAMLAQKEGFAVFVSDAGQIAEVYKKRLNEEGIAYEEGGHSKQRILETADLIIKSPGIPDHIDFIQELKEKGIELIDELEFASRYTKAKIIAITGSNGKTTTTRLIHHILAVAGLDVGIAGNIGFSLAKQIAQKDCAFYVVEVSSFQLDNMTTFNPAIAVLLNITPDHLDRYDYKLEQYIASKFRIVQNDHAEQVFIYNKADHNIQYGFEHYYKGEERALIPVSIGKEEQETEWLTVPEIAFKMPISALTIKGRHNYFNIHCAIRAANKMGISNETIMEGLRTFENEPHRLESVIVLNEVEYINDSKATNVDAVYYALEAMDKPIVWIVGGIDKGNDYTSLFALVKEKVRAIVCLGKDNSLIQKAFEPIHEIIVESRSMGEALKIASLYAEPGDAVLLAPACSSFDLFENYKARGNQFKDLLFEQHKIMTEGIQVNLTLNINMNPVDHQSDN from the coding sequence ATGAGCAAGGTAAAAAACATAGTAATATTAGGTGCTGGCGAGAGTGGGGTAGGGGCAGCTATGCTTGCTCAAAAGGAAGGATTTGCTGTGTTTGTTTCTGATGCAGGGCAAATTGCCGAGGTATATAAAAAAAGATTGAACGAGGAAGGGATTGCTTATGAAGAGGGAGGACATAGCAAACAGCGCATTTTAGAGACAGCGGATCTAATTATTAAAAGCCCTGGTATTCCAGATCATATCGATTTTATTCAGGAATTAAAAGAAAAGGGCATCGAGTTAATCGATGAGTTGGAATTTGCAAGCCGTTATACCAAGGCTAAAATTATAGCAATAACAGGAAGCAATGGAAAAACCACAACGACAAGATTAATTCATCATATTTTGGCGGTAGCTGGTTTAGACGTAGGAATTGCAGGAAACATAGGTTTTAGTTTGGCAAAACAAATCGCTCAAAAAGATTGTGCTTTTTATGTGGTAGAAGTAAGTAGTTTTCAATTGGACAACATGACTACTTTTAATCCAGCAATAGCAGTATTGTTAAATATAACTCCTGATCATTTGGATCGATACGATTATAAATTAGAACAATACATTGCTTCTAAATTTAGAATTGTACAAAATGATCATGCAGAACAAGTTTTTATATACAACAAAGCAGATCATAACATTCAATATGGGTTTGAACATTATTATAAGGGAGAAGAACGAGCTCTAATTCCTGTGTCTATAGGAAAAGAGGAGCAAGAAACAGAATGGTTGACCGTGCCAGAAATCGCTTTTAAAATGCCAATATCTGCCTTGACAATTAAGGGGCGACACAATTATTTTAACATTCATTGTGCCATTCGAGCGGCTAACAAAATGGGAATTTCTAATGAGACTATCATGGAAGGACTTCGCACCTTTGAAAATGAGCCCCATCGTTTAGAATCGGTTATTGTCCTTAACGAAGTGGAATACATTAACGATAGTAAAGCAACCAATGTAGATGCTGTTTATTACGCTTTGGAAGCGATGGATAAACCTATTGTATGGATTGTTGGCGGTATAGATAAAGGCAATGACTATACTTCTTTATTTGCTTTGGTCAAAGAAAAAGTTCGTGCTATTGTTTGTTTAGGAAAGGACAATAGTTTGATACAAAAAGCTTTTGAGCCCATTCATGAGATTATTGTAGAATCCAGAAGTATGGGAGAGGCCTTAAAGATCGCTAGTTTGTATGCAGAGCCAGGGGATGCTGTTTTATTGGCACCTGCTTGTTCTAGTTTTGATCTATTCGAAAATTACAAAGCAAGAGGCAATCAATTTAAAGATTTATTGTTCGAACAGCACAAAATTATGACAGAGGGCATACAGGTGAATTTAACCCTCAATATTAACATGAATCCAGTTGACCATCAATCGGACAATTGA
- the ftsA gene encoding cell division protein FtsA produces MENQIVVALDIGTTKICAMVGRKDKHGKLEILGTGKVESVGVLRGVVSNIEKTVKAISDAIAEAERRSGVEIGVVNVGIAGQHIKSLQHRGILTRDSLHDEISQEDIDDLISDMYKLVLPPGDKIIHVIPQEYIVDNEQGIVDPIGMSGIRLEANFHIITGQTTATKNIAKCVQKAGLEMASLALEPIASSSSVLSEEEMEAGVALVDIGGGTTDLAIFHEGIIRHTAVVPLGGNIITKDIKEGCNVMGHQAEKLKVKFGGAMANAVSENRIITIPGLRGRSHKEISEINLARIIQARVEEILDLIYWEIRRSGYERKLIGGIVLTGGGALLRNITDLVELHTGMSARMGIPTERLAHGYDQEITSPIYATSIGLILNGFKELQRGYNYESSSDYSSNAVPATQSKQTVEVEEGNKWYEKIFKRTKEWFEAEPDGDL; encoded by the coding sequence ATGGAAAATCAAATTGTTGTCGCTTTAGACATAGGAACTACCAAAATTTGCGCTATGGTAGGGCGCAAGGACAAGCATGGCAAATTAGAAATACTTGGAACTGGTAAAGTAGAATCAGTGGGTGTTTTAAGAGGTGTGGTGTCTAACATTGAAAAAACGGTGAAGGCTATTTCTGATGCCATTGCTGAGGCAGAACGTCGTTCGGGAGTAGAAATTGGCGTTGTTAATGTAGGGATTGCAGGACAACACATCAAGAGTTTGCAACACCGTGGTATTTTGACTCGTGATAGCTTGCACGATGAAATCTCTCAAGAGGATATTGATGATTTGATCTCAGATATGTATAAGTTGGTTTTGCCTCCTGGTGACAAAATTATCCATGTAATTCCTCAAGAATATATTGTGGATAATGAGCAAGGCATTGTTGATCCTATTGGAATGTCTGGAATTCGTTTGGAAGCAAATTTCCACATTATTACAGGACAAACAACAGCTACCAAAAATATAGCTAAGTGTGTACAAAAGGCAGGCTTAGAAATGGCCTCTTTGGCCTTAGAACCGATTGCTTCTTCTTCTTCTGTTTTGAGCGAAGAAGAAATGGAGGCTGGGGTTGCTTTGGTTGATATTGGAGGAGGAACTACCGATTTGGCGATTTTTCACGAGGGTATTATCCGTCATACGGCAGTGGTGCCTTTGGGGGGAAATATTATCACGAAGGACATCAAAGAAGGCTGCAATGTGATGGGACACCAAGCTGAAAAATTAAAAGTAAAGTTTGGCGGTGCTATGGCAAATGCTGTTTCTGAAAATAGAATCATTACAATTCCTGGTTTGAGAGGGCGTTCACACAAAGAAATTTCTGAAATTAATTTGGCACGCATCATTCAAGCACGAGTAGAAGAAATTTTGGATTTAATTTATTGGGAAATCCGCCGTTCAGGTTATGAGCGTAAGCTAATTGGTGGAATTGTTCTAACGGGTGGTGGTGCCTTGTTGCGCAATATTACCGATTTGGTAGAATTGCACACAGGAATGTCTGCTCGTATGGGAATCCCAACAGAACGCCTAGCTCATGGTTATGACCAAGAAATTACGAGCCCGATCTATGCTACTAGCATAGGGCTAATCCTAAATGGATTTAAAGAATTGCAACGTGGTTATAACTACGAAAGTTCTTCAGACTATAGTTCCAATGCGGTTCCTGCTACTCAAAGCAAACAAACAGTAGAAGTAGAGGAAGGGAACAAATGGTATGAAAAAATATTTAAACGCACCAAAGAGTGGTTTGAAGCTGAGCCAGATGGTGACCTTTAG
- the ftsZ gene encoding cell division protein FtsZ gives MKFDMPDDSKPIIKVIGVGGGGSNAVNYMYHKGIEGVDFAICNTDNQAMNLSAVHNKIQLGPTLTEGRGAGSKPVIGRESCIESLDDVKQYFNDGTKMLFVTAGMGGGTGTGAAPVIAKAAQELDILTVGIVTVPFTFEGRRRMKQAMEGLAELKKNVDTLIVISNDKLRKIHGNLNLSEAFSKADDILMTAAKGIAEIITVPGYVNVDFEDVNTVMRDSGVAVMGTATMEGDDRALRAVEAALQSPLLEDNDIRGAQHILLNITSGTKEVTMDEVFEITEYVQEEAGYGTDLIWGNCFDESLGEQISVTVIATGFETGQTVKKVAAKEERPVEKKVRVSLDEEDERTTTKPSSTSFFDKDLEDNSETIEFNFSKKKQSGNKPKYSIEKEPFVKPNIQKEEPKIVEKTETLEERRQRLKNLSVKLNNPEVLNELENKPAYLRKGISLDNVEHSSDSKVSQWTISDDDEPEVKDNNSFLHDNVD, from the coding sequence ATGAAATTCGATATGCCAGATGATTCAAAGCCAATAATCAAAGTAATTGGAGTTGGTGGTGGTGGTAGCAATGCGGTTAACTACATGTACCACAAAGGTATTGAAGGTGTTGACTTTGCTATTTGCAATACAGATAATCAGGCCATGAACCTTAGTGCGGTTCACAACAAAATTCAATTGGGACCAACCCTGACAGAGGGGCGTGGTGCAGGATCTAAACCTGTCATTGGTAGAGAATCTTGCATAGAGTCTTTGGACGATGTGAAGCAATACTTCAATGATGGAACCAAAATGCTGTTTGTTACAGCAGGAATGGGTGGTGGAACTGGAACTGGTGCTGCTCCTGTTATTGCTAAGGCTGCTCAAGAATTGGACATTCTAACGGTAGGAATCGTTACGGTTCCCTTTACTTTTGAAGGGCGTAGACGTATGAAACAAGCAATGGAGGGTCTAGCAGAGTTGAAAAAGAATGTGGATACCTTGATTGTGATTTCTAATGATAAATTGCGTAAGATTCACGGAAATCTAAACCTTAGTGAAGCTTTTTCTAAGGCTGATGATATCTTGATGACTGCTGCCAAAGGTATTGCTGAAATTATTACCGTTCCTGGTTATGTAAACGTCGATTTTGAAGATGTTAACACGGTTATGCGTGATTCTGGAGTTGCGGTTATGGGAACGGCTACGATGGAGGGCGATGATCGAGCACTTCGTGCTGTTGAAGCTGCCTTGCAATCTCCTTTGTTGGAAGACAATGACATTAGAGGAGCTCAACATATCTTGCTTAACATTACTTCTGGTACCAAAGAAGTAACCATGGATGAGGTATTTGAAATTACCGAATATGTTCAAGAAGAAGCAGGTTATGGTACAGACCTTATCTGGGGGAATTGTTTTGATGAATCTTTAGGAGAGCAAATTTCTGTTACTGTTATCGCAACTGGTTTTGAAACTGGGCAGACGGTAAAGAAAGTAGCTGCTAAAGAAGAACGTCCTGTTGAAAAGAAGGTTCGTGTTTCTTTGGATGAAGAGGACGAAAGAACGACTACTAAGCCTTCGTCAACTTCCTTTTTTGACAAGGATTTAGAAGATAACTCTGAGACAATTGAGTTCAATTTTAGTAAAAAAAAACAAAGTGGTAACAAGCCGAAGTATTCAATTGAAAAAGAACCCTTTGTAAAGCCTAATATTCAGAAAGAAGAGCCTAAAATTGTAGAAAAAACAGAAACACTGGAAGAACGCAGACAACGGTTGAAAAATTTGAGCGTAAAACTGAATAATCCAGAGGTTTTGAACGAATTGGAAAACAAACCAGCTTACCTCCGCAAGGGTATTTCTTTGGATAATGTTGAACATTCTTCAGATTCTAAGGTTTCTCAATGGACAATTTCGGATGATGATGAACCCGAAGTAAAGGACAATAACTCTTTTTTACACGATAATGTAGATTAA
- the mraY gene encoding phospho-N-acetylmuramoyl-pentapeptide-transferase: protein MLYWLAEILDVRLFQYLTFRAGIAVLISLLITLVFGKKIIGLIQRMQIIEKQRALGLPGEETKAKTPTMGGLMIHMAILVPCLLLADLTNVYIQMMLLTTLFMGTVGFVDDYMKLTKGKDGLAGRYKILGQVVLGAIIGSVMLFHDDVVVRVDQATAKEYGYEIVKTVPVERFARNSNGDKITYKEDMYYVKTTMTNVPFFKGNEFDYQYFLWFLGENAKYWVWLIFVPFVIVIMTAVSNAANLTDGIDGLAAGTSAIIGAVLGLFAYVSGNNVLAEYLGVLYVPHVGELVVFSACFLGACIGFLWYNAYPAEVFMGDTGSLALGGIIAALAIMIRKELLIPLLCGIFVAENLSVMLQVSYFKYTKKKTGTGKRIFLMSPLHHHFQKKGMHESKIVARFWIVGVFLAVLTIITLKVR, encoded by the coding sequence ATGTTATACTGGTTAGCTGAAATACTGGATGTTAGACTTTTTCAATACTTGACTTTTCGAGCGGGTATAGCTGTTTTAATTTCGCTGTTAATTACCTTGGTTTTTGGCAAAAAAATTATTGGATTGATTCAGCGAATGCAAATTATTGAAAAGCAGCGAGCATTGGGTTTACCAGGGGAGGAAACGAAAGCCAAAACTCCTACGATGGGGGGGCTAATGATTCACATGGCTATTTTAGTGCCTTGTTTATTATTGGCAGATTTGACGAATGTTTACATTCAAATGATGTTGCTAACCACCCTATTTATGGGGACGGTTGGTTTTGTAGATGATTATATGAAACTGACCAAGGGGAAAGATGGCTTGGCGGGGCGTTACAAGATCTTGGGGCAAGTAGTCTTAGGGGCTATTATTGGTTCTGTGATGTTGTTTCATGATGATGTAGTTGTTCGAGTAGATCAGGCAACAGCAAAGGAATATGGTTATGAAATTGTAAAAACTGTACCTGTAGAGCGATTTGCTAGAAATAGCAATGGGGATAAAATAACCTACAAGGAAGATATGTATTATGTCAAAACAACCATGACAAATGTGCCTTTTTTTAAAGGGAATGAGTTTGACTATCAGTACTTCTTGTGGTTTCTAGGAGAGAATGCTAAATATTGGGTTTGGTTAATTTTTGTACCTTTTGTTATCGTTATTATGACTGCGGTATCAAATGCTGCGAACTTAACCGATGGGATTGATGGCTTGGCAGCAGGAACTTCGGCTATTATTGGTGCAGTATTAGGCTTGTTTGCTTATGTGTCAGGAAATAATGTTTTAGCAGAATACTTGGGAGTACTTTATGTACCTCATGTGGGGGAGTTGGTTGTTTTTTCTGCTTGTTTTTTGGGGGCTTGTATTGGCTTTTTGTGGTACAATGCCTATCCAGCAGAAGTATTTATGGGGGATACGGGGAGTTTGGCATTGGGGGGAATTATAGCGGCCTTAGCCATTATGATTCGCAAGGAATTATTAATTCCATTGTTGTGTGGCATTTTTGTGGCAGAAAACCTGTCTGTGATGCTGCAAGTAAGTTATTTTAAATATACCAAAAAGAAAACTGGAACAGGGAAGCGCATTTTCTTGATGTCTCCTTTGCACCACCATTTTCAGAAGAAGGGAATGCACGAATCTAAAATTGTTGCTAGATTTTGGATTGTTGGGGTGTTCTTGGCGGTATTAACAATTATAACATTGAAGGTTAGATAA